A single window of Cheilinus undulatus linkage group 12, ASM1832078v1, whole genome shotgun sequence DNA harbors:
- the LOC121518915 gene encoding alpha-crystallin B chain-like: MDIPIKYPWYRWPFPSRFSDFSGAEPLTDWPVWSSPWSFPWSRPSFWRWFNWFDSGYGEMHVEKDRYVVYLDVKHFSPDELSVTVNEEFITIHAKHEDRKDEHGFVSREFLRKYRIPAGVSGSDVTAHLSVDGVLTVTTPRSPPGPERTINIACEDGTNKQKM; this comes from the exons ATGGATATCCCCATCAAGTATCCCTGGTACCGCTGGCCATTCCCAAGTCGTTTCTCTGACTTCTCTGGGGCTGAACCTCTTACCGATTGGCCAGTCTGGTCCTCTCCTTGGTCCTTTCCTTGGAGTCGCCCTTCATTCTGGCGCTGGTTTAACTGGTTTGACAGTGGTTATGGCGAG ATGCACGTTGAAAAGGATCGCTATGTTGTTTATCTGGATGTGAAGCATTTCTCACCGGACGAGCTGTCCGTCACTGTCAACGAGGAGTTCATCACAATACACGCCAAGCACGAAGACAGAAAG GATGAACACGGCTTTGTGTCCAGAGAGTTTCTGAGGAAATACAGGATTCCTGCAGGGGTGTCAGGCTCTGATGTCACCGCTCATCTGTCTGTCGATGGCGTGCTGACCGTCACTACACCCAGGTCACCTCCAGGCCCAGAGCGCACTATCAATATTGCATGTGAAGATggaacaaacaaacagaagatGTAG